AGTCAGAACTAATATTAAATTCTGATGGTAGTGTATACCATATTCGTCTTTTGCCTGAACACGTGGCTGATGATGTAATAGTGGTGGGAGATCCGGCCAGGGTTGAATTAATTAGCAGCAAATTTGATCGGGTTGATTTTAAAATTTACAACCGTGAATTTATCACTCATACTGGTAGCTTTAACAATAAAAGAATAACTGTAATCGCAACAGGGATAGGAACAGATAACATTGATATTGTATTGAACGAATTGGATGCGGCAGTAAATATTGATTTACAAACAAGGCAGATAAAAGAGCAAAAAAGATCACTGAATATTATCCGAATAGGCACATCAGGGGCACTTCAAGCGGACATTCCCGTTGATTCATTTGTTGTTTCATCCTACGGTTTAGGTTTTGATGGTTTACTTCATTTTTATGCTGGATGGGAAAATATAAATGAAAAAGAGATTACACAAGCTTTTATTGATCATAGTAAGTGGAAAGCGGAATGTGCAAGCCCCTATGTTATTAAGGGCTCTGAAGTTCTAATAAATAAACTTGGAAAAGGAATAAGAAAAGGAATTACTGCAACAGCATGCGGATTTTATGCCCCCCAGGG
This portion of the Bacteroidota bacterium genome encodes:
- a CDS encoding nucleoside phosphorylase, which codes for MGKYIGINLRDKISESELILNSDGSVYHIRLLPEHVADDVIVVGDPARVELISSKFDRVDFKIYNREFITHTGSFNNKRITVIATGIGTDNIDIVLNELDAAVNIDLQTRQIKEQKRSLNIIRIGTSGALQADIPVDSFVVSSYGLGFDGLLHFYAGWENINEKEITQAFIDHSKWKAECASPYVIKGSEVLINKLGKGIRKGITATACGFYAPQGRKLRAGLSMPQMNELLTTFNHKQLQITNFEMETSALYGLGTLLGHNTCTVCAIIANRIIKEYSRDYKLAVDKLIDHVLEKLTS